One part of the Anopheles coustani chromosome 2, idAnoCousDA_361_x.2, whole genome shotgun sequence genome encodes these proteins:
- the LOC131267133 gene encoding uncharacterized protein LOC131267133 encodes MMDLVKAVRSDFKEDYYMIVKASDHYLDAVDLICENNGEAVFKLADPTTKKCFEQLWDDVMEHMEMFADEVKHWDISQLTHTQCETLSGLRQYVEGKLNVCQAADLMTVYDLFYNTLFSHTTCGNYVLTVTDF; translated from the exons ACCTGGTGAAGGCCGTCAGATCCGACTTTAAGGAAGACTATTACATGATCGTCAAGGCTTCGGACCACTATCTGGACGCGGTTGATCTGATTTGCGAGAATAATGGCGAAGCGGTGTTCA AGCTGGCCGATCCAACAACCAAGAAATGTTTCGAACAACTGTGGGACGACGTGATGGagcatatggaaatgtttgctGATGAGGTCAAGCACTGGGACATTTCACAGCTGACGCATACTCAATGCGA AACCTTATCCGGACTGAGGCAGTACGTCGAGGGTAAGCTGAACGTTTGCCAGGCCGCGGACCTAATGACCGTGTACGATCTATTTTACAACACGTTGTTCAGCCACACTACGTGTGGCAAT tACGTGCTAACAGTGACGGATTTTTAA